The nucleotide sequence TTTATTTTTATAGGTGCAACAATTCAGGTTTCAATTCCACGACGTGCAAGTTTCCAATATAGCATTTTGAATTTTATTTTGATTGCAGTAGTTATGGTTTATTGCTTTGATTACTTTAAACACTGTTTTAAAATTGGATTAATGGCTTTTACATGTTGTCTGATAATTAATTTGTCTATAGTTTCTTTTGTAAGTTTTGAGTGTTATCATATGCGTATAAAGTGGGATTTGATGCTTGAAAGCATGAAAGAACAAAAAAATAATGGTATCAAAGATATTATTGTTGATAAGCATACCTTTAAATCAAAATATTGGGGCTACGGTGATTGGGGAAATCCTGAAAAAGATTCTGATGATTGGGTAAATAAGCTTTATGCTGATTTCTATGCTGTTGATACTTTTACAGTCAAATAAATTTGATATGCAAATTATAGGAAATTATAAAAATGATTAAACAAGCTGTAATTAATTGAGGCGTTATTTAAGGAAAATTATATGTATTATTTAGTTTCTTTTTTGATTTTACTATCGATTTCATTTATTTGCCTTTATATTTTAAATCATAAAAAGATAGCCTTTTTAAATGTACTTTTATTATCACTTATATTTACGGCTATATCACAAGTTGTAACATGTTTAGCAGTAGGGATAATACGGCATATAAGTATTATCCACATAAGTTTTAAATTATTTTCTTTAAATTTTAGATTTATTTTAAAATTTACTGTTGTTGCTGCCGCTTGTGAAATCCTACTTATTTTTTTTTGATTCATATTTTGAATTTGAAAAAAGAAAAGATTTCATATACTTTGTCAATAGATAGAAGCTTGTTTTCGGCTGTGCTTGTATATTTATATACCGGTTTTATAATGATTTCCATATACCTTTATTTATTTTTCCCTGCCCTAAACCTTGAACAGATGTTGTTTACGTTAAGTATGCCTATAATCGGAACAAGCTCACTGATTTTAATGAATTTTATCTTCCTTGTATTAGATGTACCTATTATTGTTTTGTTGTTAAATTATTTTTTTATTTGGAAAAAGGTTCAGCTTACTGTTAAGTTGGGAAATGGCAGGGGTCGGGCAAGAAGAATTTTTCCTATTTATATTAAGCACTGTAAAATTATGTTATCGATATTTGTTCTTCTTTCTGTTTGATCATTTATTTATAAATTCGAACTTATCGATTTTATCAGGGTAGCATTAAAAGAAAATTCCTCATTTTATGAAAAACATTATATTGACCCCAAAACGTTAACTTTTAATTTTCCTGAACAAAAGAAGAATCTTATTTTAATTTATTTGGAATCCATGGAAGCTGAGGCTTCAAGTACTGCAAATCCGGGGGTAAATTTAATACCGGAGCTTTCTCAGCTTGCTGAAGAAAATATTTCTTTTAGTCATAATGATGGTTTAGGCGGCCAATTGCAGCTTGCTGGAACGGGATAGTCAATGGCTTCTCTTTGTTGTACACATTTAGGCATTCCGCTTACGCTTCCCATAGGCGGAAATAGTTATGAATATACTGAGCATTTTTTTAATGGTGCGTATGGATTAGGAGATTTATTAAAAGATAACGGTTATGTATTGTCTTTTATTATGGGGGTTGATGCAGAATTTGGAGGTTTGCGAGCCTTATTAAAAACGCATGGTAATTTTAAGATAAAAGACTTAAATTATTATCGCCAAAACGGTAAAGTATCAAGAGATTATTTTGTGTGGTGGGGAATTGAAGATAAAAAAATAATTGAATATTCAAAAGAAAAGTTAATAGAGCTTAGTAATTATGATAAACCATTTATGTTTTCTGTATTCTTAGAAGATACTCATTCTACAGGAGGATATATGGATGAGGATTGTGAAAAAAAGTATATAAATCAGATTCATAATGTGTTTGCATGTACCTCAAAAAGAGTAGCAAATTTTCTCGACTGGATTAAAGAGCAAAAATTTTATGATGATACTGTTATAATTATTTTAGGCGATCATCTTTATATGGGCGGTGATTTATATATTCAAAACAAATCCCATTATGAGAGACATGCTTATAATGTATTCATAAATACCGAAAAAGAAACTGCTTTTAGTAAAAATAGAGCTTTTGCAACTTTTGATTTTTTTCCTACAATAGTTGAAGCTTTGGGAATTGAATATAATGGGGGCGGTTTAGGAATTGGAAGGTCTTTGTTTTCAAATAAACCTACTTTACTTGAACAATATGGTGAAAAATAGTTAAATGAATTTATTAATTCTAAATCCCATTTTTATAGGAATGAATTATTAAATAAGAAAAATACTCCATTGAAGTAAAAATAAGTATAGTTATATGCCATTTGTAATGACATAAATATGTCGATGGTATTGACATATTTATGTCGGAGGTATTGACATATAATACGGAGTAGAAATCATGCCTGCATGGGAATATTTTGAATAATTTTTAAGGAACAGTTTATGACTATAACAAAGACGGAAGAAACTTGGGATTTAATTATAGAACCAAAGCGTAAGCTTTTGGATATACCCATCCGCGAAGTAATAAGATATAGGGATCTGATTGCTCTTTTTATAAAGAGAGATTTTGTTACACAGTATAAGCAGACAATTTTGGGGCCATTGTGGTTTATTATAAATCCGCTTATCTCGACTGTAATGTATGCTTTCGTATTCGGTAATCTGGCAAAATTAAGTACTGACGGTGTTCCTCATATTTTATTTTATTATGCAGGCACAATGCTATGGTCTTTTTTTGCAGGCTGTTTTACCGATGCTACAAATATCTTTGTAAATAATGCATCTTTATTTGGAAAGGTTTATTTTCCTCGTCTGACTGTTCCTATAAGTAATATTGCGAGTAATGTTACGAGAATATTGGTTCAATTTTTGTGTTTGATGGGATTTTTTGTTTATTATGTAGTAACTTCAGATGTTTTAAGACCTTCTTTGTTAGCTCTTCTTTTTCCTCTTATTTTGATTTGGATTGCATCTGTTGCAACAGGAATGGGAATGGTTATTTCGGCTTTAACAACTAAGTATAAAGATTTAAGACTCCTCGTAAATTTTGCCTTAAATCTTGCAATGTATGCCACTGCTGTAGTTTATCCTGTATCTCAAATTCCTCAAAGGTTCCATTGGGTCTTATATGCTAACCCCATGAATGCTCCTATTGAACTTTTTCGGGTTTTGTTTTATGGGGCAGGCGGGATTCCAATGCAAGCAATTATTTCGAGTATTTTGCTGACCTTCTTCTTTTTATTTTTAGGGCTTATTATGTTTAATCAAAATGAGCGTAACTTTATTGATGTGGTGTAGATTAAAATGTCAAATACTGTAATAAAGATAGAGCATCTCTCAAAAATGTACCAGCTTGGGGTTATCAATAATGGAGCTCTTTTTAGAGACATTCAAAGCTGGTGGGCGTTAAAGTGCGGAAAAGAAGATCCTCATTCACAGATTGGTGAAGATAAATATCTAGGTTCCGATACCGAGTTTTGGGCTTTAAAAGACTTAACTTTTGATATTAAGCAAGGGGACAGGGTTGGTATAATCGGTAAGAACGGAGCCGGTAAATCGACTCTTTTAAAAGTTCTTTCCCGTATAACTACTCCTACTGAAGGTTCTGTAAAGATAAAGGGAAAGGTTTCAAGCCTTTTGGAAGTAGGTACGGGGTTTCACGGTGAACTTACAGGACGAGAAAATATTTATTTAAATGGAGCAATCCTCGGTATGAAAAAACGGGAGATTGACCGTAACCTTGATGAGATTATAGACTTTTCCGGTATTGAGAAGCACATTGATACGCCTGTAAAACGGTATTCAAGCGGGATGTATGTTCGCCTTGCCTTTGCGGTTGCCGCTCATCTGGATAGCGATATACTAATAGCCGATGAGGTGCTGGCGGTCGGAGATGCGGAATTTCAAAAGAAGGCTATTGGAAAGATGAGCGAACTTTCGACAGGGCAGGGGAGGACGGTTCTTTTTGTCAGCCATAATATGGCAGCGGTAAAGAGTTTGTGTAATCAGGGTGTGTTATTGGAAAAAGGTAAAATAAAACAAGCCGGAAAACTTGATGATGTAATTGACTCATATGTTTCTTTATCTTCATTTTCTACATATATAGATATGCGGAACTATAAGCCTAATTTTTCAGATAATACTATTGCAGTGACGGCATTTTATATTCCCGATTATAAGAAAAAAGATAAATTATTTTATAATAAAAATGAAAAAATAATATTTAATATCGACATTATTTCAACTGAAAAAAAACGAATTGTTTTGGCTGTTTCTATTGCCAATCAGTCAGGGATTTTGGTATGTGTTAGACATGATGAACCGTATTATGAAATTGAAGCTCATAAAAAATACACAATATCAGCTGAAATAGAAAATATATTTTTATCGGGACGTTATACTGTTCACTTTGGAGTAAATGAAGATACTGAGACTATATGGTGGGGGACAGATGTATGTATATTTGAAGTATATCACGATAATCCGAAAAGGTTGTCCGGTTTTTTTGAACTAAAATCTTCTTTTTCATGTATTGAGGCTTAATATGCAAAGTGTAATCATTAACGGATTTGAAAATGGTATTGCCGAAAAATTAATAACAAATAATCCCTTTTCCAAATGTTTTTATATAGGAGAAAAAGAGTTATCCTATCTTGCAGATGAAGATACTCTTGTCTATGATTGTTATGCTTTGCCTTTGGGGCACTATCCAGATGATTTTTTTGAAACGGAACCTCTGGACGAACCTACAATAAAAAAATTCAGCGAATGCGAAACAGTTGTTTTAAAGATGTTTGAACGTAATGATTTTTGGTTTGATGCGTCCTACAATCAGAGAAAAGAATGGTATTTAATGCATTTACGTTATTGGCATTATATTGTTCACACTTACAATGTTGTTTGTTATATCGGCTCAAATTTTGCACACGAAGTTTATGATTATATCATCGCAGAAATTATAAAAGAAAAAGGCGGGTACTTATTTTTCTTTACACAATTATCATTTATGGATCGATTTATCTTAGAGACGGATTTTTATAATTGTACAAGATTGAAGAAATATCTCAATACTCAAAAAAATGACGTAAAGATAGAAAAGAATGTAAGGGAATATATCGATTCCATACGTTACGCAACTCCAGCTGATTTCAAAATACCATTTTATATGAAAATTGTTGCAAATAGAGGTATAGTTAAAAATCAGCATAAAATTATTAAAGTTTACAATAAAAAATATGTTAAAGAAGCAGACTATACAAAGAAATTTATTTATGTAGCGTTGCATTATCAACCTGAAATGACCACTTGCCCAATGGCAGGTGAATATGTGAATCAAGATTTAATTATAGACCTTTTGGATTTTTATCTGCCAAAAGATATATATATATACGTTAAAGAACATCCTAAACAAACAGTTGTTTGTAGATCGGAAAAATTTTATGAAAAATTTTATCAGAGGAACCGGATACAATTTATTAACACAAATGAAAATTCAATGCACCTTGTAGACAATGCACTTTTTGTTGTTACATGTACGGGAACCGTCGGCTATGAAGCTTTATTCAGAAGTAAACCCGTAATTATCTTCGGCAGCTCCTTTTATCAGTTTGCTCCAGGGTGTTTTGCCGTAAAATCAAAAAAAGAATTACAAAATGCATTAAGCATAATATTAAGCGGATATACCGTTAATGAAAATGATGTAGACCAATTTTTTAATAGAATATATAATTTTTCATATTTTGGTTGTGTAGATAGCTATTGGATAAATCAAATTGATATTACAGCGGAAAATAATTGTAATATTATTTTCAGTATAGTACAGAAGGAAATATTTTCAAATTTTATTTAAGAGAGGTAATTTGTTATGCTTTCAAATTCAATTATTCTAGTTACCGGAGGAACGGGTTCTTT is from Treponema denticola and encodes:
- a CDS encoding sulfatase-like hydrolase/transferase, whose translation is MASLCCTHLGIPLTLPIGGNSYEYTEHFFNGAYGLGDLLKDNGYVLSFIMGVDAEFGGLRALLKTHGNFKIKDLNYYRQNGKVSRDYFVWWGIEDKKIIEYSKEKLIELSNYDKPFMFSVFLEDTHSTGGYMDEDCEKKYINQIHNVFACTSKRVANFLDWIKEQKFYDDTVIIILGDHLYMGGDLYIQNKSHYERHAYNVFINTEKETAFSKNRAFATFDFFPTIVEALGIEYNGGGLGIGRSLFSNKPTLLEQYGEK
- a CDS encoding ABC transporter permease: MTITKTEETWDLIIEPKRKLLDIPIREVIRYRDLIALFIKRDFVTQYKQTILGPLWFIINPLISTVMYAFVFGNLAKLSTDGVPHILFYYAGTMLWSFFAGCFTDATNIFVNNASLFGKVYFPRLTVPISNIASNVTRILVQFLCLMGFFVYYVVTSDVLRPSLLALLFPLILIWIASVATGMGMVISALTTKYKDLRLLVNFALNLAMYATAVVYPVSQIPQRFHWVLYANPMNAPIELFRVLFYGAGGIPMQAIISSILLTFFFLFLGLIMFNQNERNFIDVV
- a CDS encoding ABC transporter ATP-binding protein; the encoded protein is MSNTVIKIEHLSKMYQLGVINNGALFRDIQSWWALKCGKEDPHSQIGEDKYLGSDTEFWALKDLTFDIKQGDRVGIIGKNGAGKSTLLKVLSRITTPTEGSVKIKGKVSSLLEVGTGFHGELTGRENIYLNGAILGMKKREIDRNLDEIIDFSGIEKHIDTPVKRYSSGMYVRLAFAVAAHLDSDILIADEVLAVGDAEFQKKAIGKMSELSTGQGRTVLFVSHNMAAVKSLCNQGVLLEKGKIKQAGKLDDVIDSYVSLSSFSTYIDMRNYKPNFSDNTIAVTAFYIPDYKKKDKLFYNKNEKIIFNIDIISTEKKRIVLAVSIANQSGILVCVRHDEPYYEIEAHKKYTISAEIENIFLSGRYTVHFGVNEDTETIWWGTDVCIFEVYHDNPKRLSGFFELKSSFSCIEA
- a CDS encoding capsular polysaccharide export protein, LipB/KpsS family; translation: MQSVIINGFENGIAEKLITNNPFSKCFYIGEKELSYLADEDTLVYDCYALPLGHYPDDFFETEPLDEPTIKKFSECETVVLKMFERNDFWFDASYNQRKEWYLMHLRYWHYIVHTYNVVCYIGSNFAHEVYDYIIAEIIKEKGGYLFFFTQLSFMDRFILETDFYNCTRLKKYLNTQKNDVKIEKNVREYIDSIRYATPADFKIPFYMKIVANRGIVKNQHKIIKVYNKKYVKEADYTKKFIYVALHYQPEMTTCPMAGEYVNQDLIIDLLDFYLPKDIYIYVKEHPKQTVVCRSEKFYEKFYQRNRIQFINTNENSMHLVDNALFVVTCTGTVGYEALFRSKPVIIFGSSFYQFAPGCFAVKSKKELQNALSIILSGYTVNENDVDQFFNRIYNFSYFGCVDSYWINQIDITAENNCNIIFSIVQKEIFSNFI